ATTAGTGCAAGTATTGGCTTGATCCAGTTAAAAAAATTAGACTCTATGAATACTAAAAGGAAAAAGATTGCAGAGGAATATACAAATGCTTTTAGAAATGTTGAATGGATAGAAACTCCGCTAGATGATGACAATATTTATCAATCTTCTTGGCATATATATTGCATTAAATGTGAAAATAGAGATGAGTTAAGCTCATATCTCAAATCGAAGGGAATTGCTACAGGAGTTCATTATAAACCAATTCATCAATATAAATGTTATGGTAATACACCTAGCTTGCCAATTGCTGAGAGAGTAGCGGAAAAAATACTTAGCTTACCAATATATCCAGGTTTATCAGACAGGGAAGTTGATTACATTATTGAATCCATTTTGAGTTTTAAAGACTGAAATGGTTAGAGGTATAAAATGATTTAAATGTTAAAAAAATAATGGTAATTTTTATTTCAATAATAAATAAAGGTTGGTGAAGTAATTTGAAAATATTTCCATTAACCGAGGGGTACCTAGAGTTTGTAAGAAAGGTTAGAAATAATTCTCTTATAAATAAATATCTTTTTACTGATGCTAATATTTCAAAAGAGGACCAAGAAAAATGGTATAGACGATTCCTAAAGGATAAAAGCCATTTAGTATTTATTGCTTTTGACAATGTACCAGTTGGTTATGGACAAATAAAGAACATTGATTATTTAAAGAATTCTTGTGAGTTAGGGTTTTGTATTACCCCTGAACATCAAGGTAAAGGCTATGGGAAAATTCTAATAAAAAAATTAATTGGGTATGTTTTTAGGGAATTAGATTTAAACTATATTTATCTAGAAGTGTTTACTGATAATATAAAGGCAATTGAGTTGTACAAGAAATGTGGGTTTGTAGAAGAAAAGATTTTAGATAAAAGAATATTAAAAAACAGTGATATTAAAAATATTTTGGTAATGAGCTTAATGAGAAAAGGAAAAATTAATGATAAGGATTAAAATAAAAGAATTATCATTGTAATAAAACTTGCTTAGCCTCGCATACTGTCTGGTAATATAATTATAAAAGCTTAGTATTTATCATAAAAATTGATATTAATAAAAAAATTAATTAATTCTAACCAATTCACGAGGTAGTTAAGAAATTATGGATAAAGCAAAATCCCCAAAAGTTAGTGTTATTATACCTACCTATAATAGGGCTAGTTTGATACCAAGAGCTATA
This Actinomycetes bacterium DNA region includes the following protein-coding sequences:
- the pseH gene encoding UDP-4-amino-4,6-dideoxy-N-acetyl-beta-L-altrosamine N-acetyltransferase, with the protein product MKIFPLTEGYLEFVRKVRNNSLINKYLFTDANISKEDQEKWYRRFLKDKSHLVFIAFDNVPVGYGQIKNIDYLKNSCELGFCITPEHQGKGYGKILIKKLIGYVFRELDLNYIYLEVFTDNIKAIELYKKCGFVEEKILDKRILKNSDIKNILVMSLMRKGKINDKD